In Bacillus sp. DX3.1, the following proteins share a genomic window:
- the pepT gene encoding peptidase T has translation MKQGIIERFTRYVKVDTQSSEESHTVPSTSGQIEFAKQLVEELKEIGLSEVTMDENGYVMATLPANTDKQVPVIGFLAHLDTATDFTGENVKPKVHQNFDGKAITLNKELGVILTPEMFPELPSYKGHTLITTDGTTLLGADDKAGITEIMTAMDYLLHHPEIKHGKIRVAFTPDEEIGRGPAHFDVKAFGATFAYTMDGGPLGGLEYESFNAASAKLIFKGNNTHPGTAKNKMVNANKLATEFHEQLPAVEAPEYTDGYEGFYHLISINGDVEQSQSNYIIRDFNRNNFIARKEKVAAIANQMQEKYGAENIILEMNDQYYNMLEKIEPVKEIVDIAYEAMKNLDIEPKIQPIRGGTDGSQLSYMGLPTPNIFTGGENYHGKFEYISVDNMEKAVQVIIEIARLFEEKA, from the coding sequence ATGAAACAAGGAATCATAGAACGTTTTACAAGATATGTCAAAGTAGACACACAATCCAGTGAAGAAAGTCATACAGTACCATCAACATCTGGGCAGATTGAGTTCGCTAAACAATTAGTGGAAGAATTAAAAGAGATAGGATTATCAGAAGTAACGATGGATGAGAATGGTTATGTGATGGCGACACTTCCTGCAAATACGGATAAGCAGGTACCGGTGATTGGCTTTTTAGCGCACCTGGATACTGCAACAGATTTTACAGGGGAAAATGTTAAGCCCAAAGTCCATCAAAATTTTGATGGTAAAGCGATTACACTGAACAAGGAATTAGGCGTTATTTTAACGCCAGAAATGTTCCCGGAGTTGCCTTCTTATAAAGGGCATACATTGATTACTACTGATGGAACAACACTTCTTGGCGCAGATGATAAAGCTGGAATTACGGAAATTATGACCGCAATGGACTATTTATTGCATCACCCGGAAATCAAACATGGGAAAATTAGAGTGGCATTTACACCTGACGAAGAAATTGGTCGTGGACCAGCACATTTTGATGTGAAAGCTTTTGGGGCAACATTTGCTTACACGATGGATGGTGGACCGCTGGGGGGACTAGAGTATGAAAGTTTCAATGCTGCAAGTGCCAAACTTATTTTCAAAGGAAACAATACTCATCCTGGTACAGCCAAGAATAAAATGGTCAATGCAAATAAGCTAGCGACGGAGTTCCACGAGCAACTACCGGCAGTAGAGGCACCAGAGTATACAGATGGTTATGAAGGATTCTACCACCTTATCTCGATAAATGGTGATGTTGAACAAAGTCAATCCAATTATATTATCCGTGACTTTAACCGTAACAACTTTATTGCCCGAAAAGAAAAAGTGGCAGCAATCGCGAATCAGATGCAGGAGAAGTATGGTGCTGAAAATATTATCCTCGAGATGAATGATCAATACTACAATATGCTTGAAAAGATTGAACCGGTCAAGGAAATTGTCGATATTGCTTATGAAGCAATGAAAAACCTCGATATCGAGCCGAAAATCCAACCAATCCGTGGTGGTACTGATGGTTCCCAATTATCGTATATGGGTCTGCCAACACCAAATATTTTTACCGGTGGGGAAAACTACCACGGTAAATTTGAATATATTTCTGTAGATAATATGGAAAAAGCTGTTCAAGTTATTATCGAGATAGCGCGGTTATTTGAAGAAAAAGCATAA
- a CDS encoding YebC/PmpR family DNA-binding transcriptional regulator, whose product MGRKWNNIKEKKASKDANTSRIYAKFGREIYVAAKQGEPDPESNQTLRVVLERAKTYSVPKTIIDRAIEKAKGGSEESYDELRYEGFGPNGSMVIVDTLTNNVNRTAADVRAAFSKNGGNMGVNGSVTYMFDVTAVIGLEGKTADEVLEILMEADVDARDILEEDEAVIVYAEPDQFHAVQEAFKNVGITEFTVAELTMLAQNELTLPEDAQEQFEKMIDALEDLEDVQQVYHNVDLGE is encoded by the coding sequence ATGGGCCGTAAGTGGAACAATATTAAAGAAAAAAAAGCGTCAAAAGATGCAAATACGAGTCGTATATACGCAAAGTTTGGACGCGAAATTTATGTAGCAGCAAAGCAAGGTGAACCAGATCCAGAATCAAATCAAACTTTAAGAGTTGTACTTGAGCGTGCAAAAACTTACAGTGTACCGAAAACGATTATTGACCGTGCGATTGAAAAAGCAAAAGGTGGTTCAGAAGAAAGCTATGACGAACTTCGTTATGAAGGTTTCGGACCAAATGGATCAATGGTAATCGTGGATACACTGACAAATAACGTGAACCGTACTGCGGCAGATGTGCGTGCTGCATTTAGTAAAAACGGTGGTAACATGGGAGTAAATGGATCTGTAACATATATGTTTGATGTAACGGCTGTCATCGGCCTTGAAGGTAAAACAGCAGATGAAGTGCTTGAAATATTAATGGAAGCAGATGTAGACGCACGTGACATTTTAGAAGAAGATGAAGCGGTTATCGTTTATGCTGAACCTGACCAGTTCCATGCAGTACAAGAAGCATTCAAGAATGTTGGTATAACTGAATTTACAGTTGCAGAATTAACAATGCTTGCGCAAAATGAGCTAACACTTCCAGAAGATGCACAAGAACAATTTGAAAAAATGATTGATGCATTAGAAGATTTAGAAGATGTGCAACAAGTGTACCACAATGTGGATTTAGGGGAATAA
- a CDS encoding alpha/beta hydrolase, giving the protein MKRLKLYIISCLALALLVSCNVIEKPTAKAKQVKETMATKLNTKEKMVEIDGQTIYFKQIGENKPPLLMLHGFGGSSNGFGDIYPKLAKDHTIIAVDILGFGHSSKPMDFQYSFPNQANLYYKLMKKLGYDKFVILGHSMGGEISLNLTYLYPNAITHLILSDATGIESLQQGEGSIKPNLSTDLHTVSAITDYHENKVKYKREDTEHYTELSKMRQRRLIIDANEIHVPTLIIWGRHDKSVSWKNGETYHQLLKNSTFHIIEQGYHAPFRQEPKEFMEYVQTFFEKHRLAKND; this is encoded by the coding sequence TTGAAACGATTAAAGCTTTATATAATTAGTTGTCTTGCTCTCGCATTATTAGTGAGCTGTAATGTTATAGAAAAACCAACAGCAAAGGCAAAACAAGTGAAAGAAACAATGGCAACAAAATTGAATACAAAAGAAAAAATGGTAGAAATTGATGGCCAAACGATATATTTTAAACAAATTGGTGAAAATAAACCACCTTTACTTATGCTTCATGGTTTTGGAGGTTCCTCTAATGGCTTTGGTGATATTTATCCGAAATTAGCAAAAGATCATACTATTATCGCGGTCGATATTTTAGGTTTCGGTCACTCTTCGAAGCCAATGGATTTTCAATATTCATTTCCAAACCAAGCAAATTTATACTATAAATTAATGAAAAAGTTAGGCTATGATAAGTTTGTGATATTGGGTCATTCGATGGGGGGAGAAATATCTCTCAATTTAACGTACTTATATCCAAATGCAATCACACATCTTATTTTATCTGATGCAACAGGGATAGAATCCTTGCAGCAAGGAGAAGGATCAATAAAACCCAATTTATCGACTGACTTACATACCGTATCTGCAATTACAGACTATCATGAAAATAAAGTGAAATATAAACGTGAGGATACAGAACATTATACAGAATTGAGTAAAATGCGGCAGCGTCGCCTTATTATCGATGCGAATGAAATTCATGTGCCAACCTTGATTATTTGGGGAAGACATGATAAAAGCGTTTCATGGAAAAACGGCGAAACATATCATCAATTATTAAAAAATAGTACCTTCCATATTATTGAACAAGGTTATCACGCCCCATTCCGTCAAGAGCCAAAAGAATTTATGGAATATGTACAAACATTTTTTGAAAAACATCGCCTTGCTAAAAATGATTAA
- a CDS encoding DoxX family protein — protein MNQYIGNLIIRIVLGVTFFAHGLAKFQSGIDNVAGWFTSMGLPGGFAYGVATFELVGGVLLIIGLGVRYVGLLFALILVGAIVKVNGAAGLLGDGKNPGYELDLALLAMGAYLFVAKAEGYVDRFLKEKVMKKN, from the coding sequence ATGAATCAATATATTGGGAATTTAATTATTCGTATCGTGTTAGGGGTAACGTTCTTTGCGCACGGTTTAGCAAAGTTTCAATCAGGGATTGATAACGTTGCAGGCTGGTTTACAAGCATGGGATTACCAGGTGGCTTTGCATATGGAGTAGCAACATTTGAATTAGTCGGTGGTGTGTTATTAATTATCGGTTTAGGTGTAAGATATGTTGGATTATTATTTGCACTTATTTTAGTTGGAGCAATTGTAAAGGTAAATGGAGCTGCTGGGTTATTAGGAGATGGAAAGAATCCTGGATATGAACTAGATCTTGCTTTATTAGCAATGGGTGCTTACTTATTCGTTGCAAAAGCAGAAGGGTATGTAGATCGTTTCCTAAAGGAAAAAGTAATGAAAAAAAACTAA